One stretch of Molothrus aeneus isolate 106 unplaced genomic scaffold, BPBGC_Maene_1.0 scaffold_80, whole genome shotgun sequence DNA includes these proteins:
- the LOC136571179 gene encoding GTPase-activating Rap/Ran-GAP domain-like protein 3: MTRLLSASVLVALSSTQTDGAASLSSKTQRWPGEWRAQGAPGWILLLAQGTQKICLPWSPTKPFSVQSPLSARSLEKLEKSPRDIFHPEIQKDLLVLEGQEGSVNFKFGVLYAKDGQLTGDEMFSHGQGRTLVSRSSDSALPEKIQRV, from the exons atgacacggctgctgagtgcctcagtgctcgtggctctttcttccacgcaaacagatggagcggcatcgctgagcagtaaaacacagcgatggcccggagaatggcgagcgcaaggagcgccgggctggatccttctgctggcacag ggtactcagaaaatcTGTCTCCCTTGGAGTCCCACAAAAccattctcagtgcaatctccaTTAAG tgccaggagtctggagaaactggagaagagcccaagagacatttttcatcctgagatacaaaag gatttattggttcttgaagggcaagag ggatcggtgaattttaaatttggagtcctctatgctaaggatggtcagcttacaggtgatgaaatgttcagtcatg ggcagggaaggactctcgtatcccggtcgtcagactcagcgctgcccgagaagatacagagagtgtaa